TCCGCCGGCGCTTCGAGCAGAAGGGCCGTTTCAGCCAGTGGCTGACGCAGATCCCGACCTGGGTGGTGGTGGCACCGCGTTCGGCGCTGCGCGGCACGTCGGCCTTTCTGGAGGATCACCTCACCGCCGACCACGGCGCCGAGCCGCTGCTCGACGACGTGCGCGCGGCGCTGCCGCGGCTGTCGACCTCCGAGCGCCTGGTGGCGGGCGACCTGCTGTCGGCGCCACGCGCCTGGATGAGCGACTCGATCGCCCGCATCGCCGATCGCTGCGGCGTCAGCACGCCCACGGTGATGCGCTTCTGCCGCACGATGGGGTTCAAGGGGCTGGCGGATTTCAAGCTGCGGCTCGGTGCCGGGCTGTCGGGCAGCACCAAGGTCGCGCACCGCCCGGTGCGCGCCGCCGATCCGACCGCCGAGCGCATGGCCACCATCCTCAACAACTCGATCTCGGCGCTGATCGAGCTGCGCGACCGGCTGCATCCGCAGGCCTTCGAGCAGGCCGTCAAGCTGCTGGCCAACGCGCGCCGGATCGAGGTCTACGGCGTCGGCGCCGCCGCGCTGGCGGCCGAGGAGGCGCAGCACAAGTTCGGCCGGCTGGGCCTGCAGGTGGTGGCGCGCACCGACTCGCAGCTGCAGAACGTGACGGCGGCGTTCCTCGGCCCCGACGACGTGCTGCTGGTGCTGTCGAACTCGGGCGCGGTCGATCCGGTCAACGAGGCCGTGATGCGGGCGCGCCGCAGCGGCACGCGGGTGATCGGGATGTGCCCGCAGCGCAGCGACCTGGCCCGGCTGTCCGACGTGATCCTGCCGGTCGATCACCCGGAGGACCTGCAGGCGCTGGTGCCGATGGTGTCGCGGCTGATGCAGACGGTGATCGTCGACGTGCTGGTCACCGATCTGGCGCTGCAGCGGCGCGACCACATCAACGCCGCGCTGGTGCGCCAGGATGATCAGCGCTACGCCTTCCTGAGCTCGCACGGCAGCTGAGGCCGGCGCCACGCCACGCCGGCGTCCGCCAATAATCGGCCGCTCGCCGCCGCAGACCCACCTCCAGCCCAGCCCCGCCATGACCCACGCCCGAATCGCCACGCCGATCGACTCCGATGCCGACCCGGACGAACCGGAGGCCGCAATCCAGGTGCTGCACTGGCCCGGCGGCTTGCGCGTGAAGCTGTCGCCATGGGGCGCGGCGTGGCTGAGCTGCTGCGTGCCGATGCCCGACGGCGACTGGCGCGAAGCCCTGCTGCAGCCACGCCACGCCCGCATCGGGCCGGCGCAGCCACGCAGTTTCATGGGCAGCACGCTCGGCCGCTACGCCAACCGCATCGCGCACGGGCGCCTCGCGCGGGGCGATCAGGTGGTGTCGCTCGCACGGGGCGACGGCGAACGGCATCACCTGCACGGCGGGCCGGACGGCTGGGACACGCGGCGCTGGGCGCAGCCGGCGGTGGCCGCGACGGACGATGCGCTGGAGGCCGTCTACACGCTAACGTCGGTGGCCGGCGACCAGGGCTACCCCGGCACGGCTCAGGCGCAGGTGCGCTACCGGCTGATCGATGCGCAGACGCTGGAGATCGACTACGAGGTGCGGGTCGACGCACCGTCACCGATCGGGCTCAGCAACCACGCCTACTTCAACCTCGATGCGCGCCAGGCGGGGGACGCCGGCGACGTGCGCGACCACCACCTGCAGATCCACGCCGATCGGGTGCTGCCGGTCGATCCGGACTGCATCCCGCTGGAAGGG
This portion of the Leptothrix cholodnii SP-6 genome encodes:
- a CDS encoding bifunctional transcriptional regulator/glucokinase, with the protein product MIAPELTSAYPDGLRLLADVGASNVRFALESAPDRYWASEVLPCSAHESLEAAVRTFLLAHGSPPVRHAAFSLPNPIAGDQVQLTNHPWAFSVEAMRRALGLQTLLVVNDYTALAMGLTRLDAGERIKVGGGEPVTGGVQGVIGPGSGLGVSALVLVQDRYVALSSEGGHVSYPPQDDDEEQVVAAARQRYGHASGERLISGPGLELIHEVIAAQTGHQPARLAAPEISARALATPPCPVAQRALAVFCAMLGTVAGNLALTLGSVGGLYIGGGIVPQILPFFEASAFRRRFEQKGRFSQWLTQIPTWVVVAPRSALRGTSAFLEDHLTADHGAEPLLDDVRAALPRLSTSERLVAGDLLSAPRAWMSDSIARIADRCGVSTPTVMRFCRTMGFKGLADFKLRLGAGLSGSTKVAHRPVRAADPTAERMATILNNSISALIELRDRLHPQAFEQAVKLLANARRIEVYGVGAAALAAEEAQHKFGRLGLQVVARTDSQLQNVTAAFLGPDDVLLVLSNSGAVDPVNEAVMRARRSGTRVIGMCPQRSDLARLSDVILPVDHPEDLQALVPMVSRLMQTVIVDVLVTDLALQRRDHINAALVRQDDQRYAFLSSHGS
- a CDS encoding galactose-1-epimerase, giving the protein MTHARIATPIDSDADPDEPEAAIQVLHWPGGLRVKLSPWGAAWLSCCVPMPDGDWREALLQPRHARIGPAQPRSFMGSTLGRYANRIAHGRLARGDQVVSLARGDGERHHLHGGPDGWDTRRWAQPAVAATDDALEAVYTLTSVAGDQGYPGTAQAQVRYRLIDAQTLEIDYEVRVDAPSPIGLSNHAYFNLDARQAGDAGDVRDHHLQIHADRVLPVDPDCIPLEGPVPVADLPGFDFRRATRLRTQLDGHLDASEQLRAQRGHDHAYVLESTEDAAAGDSPDRLREAAVLSAADGRLQMTLSTTLPALQLYTGQLLAGSPAPGGRTHHAHAGLALEPQYLPDSPNRRWAAAGTPGDCWLLPGQVWRQRIRYRFTTAG